A single Venturia canescens isolate UGA chromosome 1, ASM1945775v1, whole genome shotgun sequence DNA region contains:
- the LOC122410040 gene encoding protein artichoke-like, whose protein sequence is MLILGYLLIPVVLAAPSEVTRNGYTPKIENGELRSIEIIGEPPRTLDLSGLGFQYIDDNVFKNLSKVKSINLANNSISSISRAIFSDLVELEHLSLADNAISSLQYGQFYNLRNLKFLNISNNPINELDSGHLYGLGKWTNVSARIIGGLWMLESRVFDDISNLEDEYVTWECPVEGEWDGGFERNQQEIVCIREGIVEKLELFKPQDVVEPHCKLVKIVGDTFLLSLSNFGISGFVDRWYRLDSGIINGLDLHNNSLMTVEFLNNLPADITDFDLTNNRIGSLRKGSIRNERVKSLILTNNSISEIEDGALEGTQLSSLDLSKNRLNNTRFVATLPASLKSLQLSENCIAELSPSDYSRFRQLDKIDFTGNDITVIKKSVLRGLGSLTSLSFVRNKIENIETDAFRDLISLKQLNLAENKLTKLDKGVFDGLRSLEELDLSWNDIKKITHDSFHGLPKVLSKVFLSFNQLEFLESGTFFERAIEELHLNGNKLKTIEEGTFNSSVIYSLYLQNNSFSQISGNEFSGSFYLHKLNLANNRISKIEKGFASNLDLVFDLNLSNNPFTRLENGALFGISKGYEVPIYPPGNNSHSSHNTVPERENEPPIIPDLFGSTSVYNNPVVFSRPSNKANSTQNISVKRYGCRIRLHNVELELLQGGVFEDL, encoded by the coding sequence ATGCTGATTTTAGGATACTTACTGATCCCAGTGGTTCTGGCCGCACCCAGCGAAGTAACTCGGAATGGCTATACACCCAAGATTGAGAATGGCGAGCTCAGGAGCATAGAGATTATTGGAGAGCCACCTCGTACATTGGATCTCTCGGGTTTGGGGTTCCAATACATCGATGACAACGTGTTTAAAAATCTTAGCAAAGTGAAGAGTATCAACCTTGCAAACAACTCAATATCATCCATTTCTCGAGCTATTTTTTCTGATCTCGTGGAATTGGAGCATCTTTCCCTGGCAGACAACGCGATATCATCTCTGCAATATGGCCAATTCTACAACTTGAGAAATCTCAAGTTTCTGAATATTTCGAACAACCCCATAAACGAGTTGGATTCAGGACATTTATACGGACTTGGAAAATGGACGAACGTATCCGCTCGCATCATTGGTGGACTCTGGATGCTGGAATCTCGCGTGTTTGACGATATTAGCAATTTGGAAGACGAATACGTAACATGGGAATGTCCTGTAGAGGGAGAGTGGGACGGGGGGTTCGAAAGAAATCAGCAAGAAATTGTGTGTATTCGCGAaggaattgtggaaaaattggAACTGTTTAAGCCCCAAGATGTCGTGGAACCTCATTGcaaattagtgaaaattgtCGGAGATACGTTCTTATTGAGCTTGTCAAATTTCGGGATATCCGGATTCGTCGATCGTTGGTATCGTCTTGATTCCGGGATCATCAATGGATTGGATTTACACAATAACAGCCTCATGACGGTCGAGTTTCTCAATAACCTTCCAGCGGACATCACAGACTTCGATCTGACTAACAACAGAATAGGGAGCTTGAGAAAAGGAAGCATTCGAAACGAACGCGTGAAGTCTCTGATCTTGACGAATAATTCCATCAGCGAGATCGAGGATGGAGCATTAGAGGGAACACAGCTTTCGTCTCTGGATTTGAGTAAAAACCGTCTAAATAATACGAGGTTCGTTGCGACTCTGCCAGCGAGTCTGAAATCATTGCAGCTCAGTGAAAATTGTATCGCTGAGTTATCACCCAGCGATTATTCCCGGTTTCGTCAACTCGATAAAATTGACTTCACTGGCAATGATATAACTGTCATTAAAAAGTCTGTTCTGCGCGGTCTCGGTTCTCTGACATCTCTCAGTTTTGTACGCaacaaaatcgaaaatatcgaaacaGATGCTTTCCGGGATTTGATATCCCTGAAGCAGTTGAATCTCGCAGAAAACAAGTTAACAAAGCTGGATAAAGGAGTGTTCGATGGTCTAAGATCTCTGGAGGAACTGGATCTCTCATGGAacgacattaaaaaaataacacacGATTCTTTCCATGGCTTACCGAAAGTGTTAAGCAAAGTCTTTTTGTCTTTCAACCAGTTGGAATTCTTGGAATCTGGTACATTCTTTGAAAGAGCGATCGAGGAGCTGCACTTGAATGGCAATAAGCTGAAAACCATCGAGGAGGGAACCTTCAATTCATCGGTCATCTATTCATTGTACCTGCAAAACAATTCCTTCAGCCAGATCAGcggcaacgagttttctggTAGTTTTTATTTGCATAAATTGAATCTGGCGAACAATCGAATTTCGAAGATCGAAAAAGGCTTTGCGAGCAATCTCGATCTCGTGTTTGATTTGAATCTTTCTAATAATCCTTTTACGAGACTGGAAAACGGTGCTTTGTTTGGTATAAGCAAAGGATACGAGGTCCCCATTTATCCGCCAGGGAACAATTCTCATTCGTCCCATAATACGGTACCGGAGCGCGAGAACGAGCCTCCGATTATTCCGGATTTATTTGGATCCACAAGTGTTTACAACAACCCTGTAGTCTTTTCCAGACCGTCAAATAAAGCGAATTCCACTCAAAACATTTCCGTTAAACGTTATGGGTGCAGAATTCGATTACACAACGTCGAACTTGAACTTTTACAGGGCGGTGTATTCGAAGATTTGTGA
- the LOC122412718 gene encoding peptide transporter family 1 isoform X1 — translation MALPGRRATIERREPGDGNEVEASEKKLKYPKSVFFIVCNEFCERFSYYGMRTILSLYLLDKLSYDPDTATVIYHVFSMFVYFFPLFGAMLADSLLGKFRTIFYLSVIYAAGQLLLSATAVPSFGIPVREFSLLGLLLIAIGSGGIKPCVAAFGGDQFVLPQQESHLVTFFSVFYFAINSGSLISSFLTPELRYGVQCFGDRECYSLAFFVPAVLMVASIVVFVLGKPLYRIKDPQGNVVLNVTKCMSRAIYNKNSKKEKREHWLDHADDKYDRQIIEDIKAALRVLTLFIPLPIFWALFDQQASRWTFQATRMDGLIGNFILKADQMQVVNPLFIVIFIPIFETCIYPIMAKIRMIDTPLKKLTVGGFMAALAFVISGIVELQLQKTYPVLPSQGVGQLRVFNPQNCYIVGQIGNENVTVEPYGMWVNRDIHANSTEEIGYSVNFENCSDAQPKAQTGKFLVTGDQSTSYALLADRSESPYGYRDFVNKSGNADPAVQSLVYNENFNGKPMHLKLEEKSLKKEYSVDGTISKTKMEELNPATYDVELDGKLVDSLNFKQGGVYTVIIHVKGDHVEIHPIAVSEPNSIHILWLIPQYIIITMGEVMFSVTGLEFAFTQAPATMKSLLQAGWLLTVAFGNLIVVIVAEVKFFNEQSSEFFLFAALMTVDMIIFAVMAKFYKYAELPETDSAEPEFPLEESCGGHLNHTFEILATEKL, via the exons aAACTCAAATATCCCAAGTCCGTATTCTTCATCGTGTGTAACGAGTTCTGCGAAAGATTTTCCTACTATGGGATGCGAA CGATTTTGTCTTTGTACCTCCTGGACAAGCTCAGTTACGATCCCGATACAGCGACAGTTATTTATCACGTATTTTCCATGTTCGTTTATTTCTTTCCCCTGTTTGGTGCGATGCTCGCTGATTCGTTGCTTGGAAAATTTCGCACGATTTTTTATCTCAGCGTCATTTATGCGGCCGGTCAATTACTCTTGTCAGCAACCGCCGTGCCGAGCTTCGGGATACCTGTGAG AGAATTTTCTTTGCTCGGATTGCTTCTCATAGCGATAGGTTCTGGTGGAATAAAACCATGCGTTGCTGCATTTGGTGGTGACCAGTTTGTTCTTCCGCAGCAAGAAAGTCATCTGGTGACGTTCTTTTCCGTATTCTACTTCGCCATTAATTCGGGCTCGTTGATATCCTCGTTTCTTACGCCAGAACTCCGCTACGGAGTACAATGTTTCGGAGACAGAGAATGTTATTCTCTGGCCTTTTTCGTGCCGGCTGTGCTGATGGTTGCGTCGATcg TTGTCTTTGTGCTGGGCAAGCCGTTGTACAGGATCAAAGATCCCCAAGGAAACGTTGTCCTGAACGTTACCAAGTGTATGTCG CGGGCGATTtacaacaaaaattcaaaaaaagagAAGCGGGAACACTGGCTCGATCACGCCGACGACAAATACGACCGGCAAATAATCGAAGACATCAAAGCGGCTCTGCGAGTGCTCACGCTTTTCATTCCTTTGCCCATATTTTGGGCGCTTTTCGACCAGCAAGCCTCGCGATGGACTTTCCAAGCAACGAGGATGGACGGACTGATCGGCAATTTCATTCTCAAAGCCGATCAGATGCAAGTCGTTAATCCCCttttcatcgttattttcatACCGATTTTCGAGACTTGCATTTATCCAATAATGGCTAAAATCCGGATGATTGACACGCCCTTGAAAAAACTCACTGTTGGAGGTTTCATGGCGGCACTCGCTTTCGTAATCTCAGGAATAGTTGAATTGCAATTACag AAAACTTATCCAGTCCTCCCGTCTCAAGGTGTCGGCCAATTGAGAGTTTTCAATCCTCAAAATTGCTACATCGTAGGCCAAATTGGCAATGAAAACGTCACGGTTGAGCCCTACGGAATGTGGGTGAACAGAGACATCCACGCAAACAGTACAGAAGAAATCGGGTATTCGGtcaattttgaaaactgtAGCGATGCACAGCCCAAGGCTCAAACTG gaaagttCCTCGTAACCGGGGATCAATCAACGTCGTACGCTTTGCTTGCCGACCGCAGCGAATCGCCGTACGGTTATCGAGACTTTGTAAACAAAAGTGGCAACGCGGATCCAGCAGTTCAGAGTCTCGTTtacaacgaaaatttcaacggGAAACCGATGCATCTTAAgctcgaagaaaaatctttgaagaAAGAATATTCGGTTGACGGTACTATTTCTAAAACGAAGATGGAGGAACTCAATCCCGCTACTTATGACGTTGAACTGGATGGCAAACTTGTGGATAGTTTGAACTTCAAACAAGGCGGCGTTTATACCGTCATAATCCACGTCAAAGGAGACCACGTCGAAATTCATCCGATCGCAGTTTCGGAGCCAAATTCCATACACATACTTTGGCTCATCCCTCAGTACATCATCATCACCATGGGCGAAGTAATGTTCTCCGTAACCGGCCTCGAATTCGCATTTACGCAGGCTCCTGCGACCATGAAATCTCTCCTACAAGCTGGCTGGCTTCTGACCGTCGCTTTTGGCAATTTGATCGTCGTTATTGTTGCCGAAGTGAAGTTCTTCAACGAACAG TCGAGTGAATTCTTCCTGTTTGCTGCTCTCATGACCGTCGACATGATAATATTCGCAGTGATGGCTAAGTTTTACAAGTACGCGGAACTCCCTGAAACGGATTCCGCCGAGCCGGAATTTCCTCTCGAAGAAAGTTGCGGCGGTCACTTAAACCACACGTTCGAAATTCTCGCTACCGAGAAGCTCTAG
- the LOC122412718 gene encoding peptide transporter family 1 isoform X2, whose protein sequence is MTNKGTSEGKKLKYPKSVFFIVCNEFCERFSYYGMRTILSLYLLDKLSYDPDTATVIYHVFSMFVYFFPLFGAMLADSLLGKFRTIFYLSVIYAAGQLLLSATAVPSFGIPVREFSLLGLLLIAIGSGGIKPCVAAFGGDQFVLPQQESHLVTFFSVFYFAINSGSLISSFLTPELRYGVQCFGDRECYSLAFFVPAVLMVASIVVFVLGKPLYRIKDPQGNVVLNVTKCMSRAIYNKNSKKEKREHWLDHADDKYDRQIIEDIKAALRVLTLFIPLPIFWALFDQQASRWTFQATRMDGLIGNFILKADQMQVVNPLFIVIFIPIFETCIYPIMAKIRMIDTPLKKLTVGGFMAALAFVISGIVELQLQKTYPVLPSQGVGQLRVFNPQNCYIVGQIGNENVTVEPYGMWVNRDIHANSTEEIGYSVNFENCSDAQPKAQTGKFLVTGDQSTSYALLADRSESPYGYRDFVNKSGNADPAVQSLVYNENFNGKPMHLKLEEKSLKKEYSVDGTISKTKMEELNPATYDVELDGKLVDSLNFKQGGVYTVIIHVKGDHVEIHPIAVSEPNSIHILWLIPQYIIITMGEVMFSVTGLEFAFTQAPATMKSLLQAGWLLTVAFGNLIVVIVAEVKFFNEQSSEFFLFAALMTVDMIIFAVMAKFYKYAELPETDSAEPEFPLEESCGGHLNHTFEILATEKL, encoded by the exons ATGACCAATAAAGGGACCTCCGAGGGGAAG aAACTCAAATATCCCAAGTCCGTATTCTTCATCGTGTGTAACGAGTTCTGCGAAAGATTTTCCTACTATGGGATGCGAA CGATTTTGTCTTTGTACCTCCTGGACAAGCTCAGTTACGATCCCGATACAGCGACAGTTATTTATCACGTATTTTCCATGTTCGTTTATTTCTTTCCCCTGTTTGGTGCGATGCTCGCTGATTCGTTGCTTGGAAAATTTCGCACGATTTTTTATCTCAGCGTCATTTATGCGGCCGGTCAATTACTCTTGTCAGCAACCGCCGTGCCGAGCTTCGGGATACCTGTGAG AGAATTTTCTTTGCTCGGATTGCTTCTCATAGCGATAGGTTCTGGTGGAATAAAACCATGCGTTGCTGCATTTGGTGGTGACCAGTTTGTTCTTCCGCAGCAAGAAAGTCATCTGGTGACGTTCTTTTCCGTATTCTACTTCGCCATTAATTCGGGCTCGTTGATATCCTCGTTTCTTACGCCAGAACTCCGCTACGGAGTACAATGTTTCGGAGACAGAGAATGTTATTCTCTGGCCTTTTTCGTGCCGGCTGTGCTGATGGTTGCGTCGATcg TTGTCTTTGTGCTGGGCAAGCCGTTGTACAGGATCAAAGATCCCCAAGGAAACGTTGTCCTGAACGTTACCAAGTGTATGTCG CGGGCGATTtacaacaaaaattcaaaaaaagagAAGCGGGAACACTGGCTCGATCACGCCGACGACAAATACGACCGGCAAATAATCGAAGACATCAAAGCGGCTCTGCGAGTGCTCACGCTTTTCATTCCTTTGCCCATATTTTGGGCGCTTTTCGACCAGCAAGCCTCGCGATGGACTTTCCAAGCAACGAGGATGGACGGACTGATCGGCAATTTCATTCTCAAAGCCGATCAGATGCAAGTCGTTAATCCCCttttcatcgttattttcatACCGATTTTCGAGACTTGCATTTATCCAATAATGGCTAAAATCCGGATGATTGACACGCCCTTGAAAAAACTCACTGTTGGAGGTTTCATGGCGGCACTCGCTTTCGTAATCTCAGGAATAGTTGAATTGCAATTACag AAAACTTATCCAGTCCTCCCGTCTCAAGGTGTCGGCCAATTGAGAGTTTTCAATCCTCAAAATTGCTACATCGTAGGCCAAATTGGCAATGAAAACGTCACGGTTGAGCCCTACGGAATGTGGGTGAACAGAGACATCCACGCAAACAGTACAGAAGAAATCGGGTATTCGGtcaattttgaaaactgtAGCGATGCACAGCCCAAGGCTCAAACTG gaaagttCCTCGTAACCGGGGATCAATCAACGTCGTACGCTTTGCTTGCCGACCGCAGCGAATCGCCGTACGGTTATCGAGACTTTGTAAACAAAAGTGGCAACGCGGATCCAGCAGTTCAGAGTCTCGTTtacaacgaaaatttcaacggGAAACCGATGCATCTTAAgctcgaagaaaaatctttgaagaAAGAATATTCGGTTGACGGTACTATTTCTAAAACGAAGATGGAGGAACTCAATCCCGCTACTTATGACGTTGAACTGGATGGCAAACTTGTGGATAGTTTGAACTTCAAACAAGGCGGCGTTTATACCGTCATAATCCACGTCAAAGGAGACCACGTCGAAATTCATCCGATCGCAGTTTCGGAGCCAAATTCCATACACATACTTTGGCTCATCCCTCAGTACATCATCATCACCATGGGCGAAGTAATGTTCTCCGTAACCGGCCTCGAATTCGCATTTACGCAGGCTCCTGCGACCATGAAATCTCTCCTACAAGCTGGCTGGCTTCTGACCGTCGCTTTTGGCAATTTGATCGTCGTTATTGTTGCCGAAGTGAAGTTCTTCAACGAACAG TCGAGTGAATTCTTCCTGTTTGCTGCTCTCATGACCGTCGACATGATAATATTCGCAGTGATGGCTAAGTTTTACAAGTACGCGGAACTCCCTGAAACGGATTCCGCCGAGCCGGAATTTCCTCTCGAAGAAAGTTGCGGCGGTCACTTAAACCACACGTTCGAAATTCTCGCTACCGAGAAGCTCTAG